The following coding sequences lie in one Paraburkholderia largidicola genomic window:
- a CDS encoding SRPBCC family protein — MANPARTIAIDALVDELLTGCDRPFSEARSMPPGVYTSPEFLALEERDIFSREWQCVGRASALKDAGDYLTARIGDQPIVVLRDEQMQLKAMSNVCLHRMSVLLEGRGNVRRIVCPYHAWNYSLDGALKGAPLMDRQAGFCKESYRLPAVRCEEWQGWIYVTLDENALPVHTRLAELNELIGAYGMSDYIETFYEEHVWDTNWKILAENFMESYHLPMLHRATVGPHSRLEEMECPPGLPAFNYHWITKEASLPIGNAHPDNTRLTGHWRKTTALLAIYPTHLVTLTPGYFWYLVLQPEGVGRVHIRFGGGLAPEFVADPQAHAYMDTLKKLLDDVNAEDRRGVEAVFRGVHAPLAKPGHLSHLERPNYDFARYLAAKIGTH; from the coding sequence ATGGCAAACCCGGCAAGGACGATCGCAATCGATGCGCTGGTCGATGAACTCCTGACCGGTTGCGATCGCCCTTTCAGCGAAGCGCGCTCGATGCCGCCCGGTGTCTACACGTCACCCGAATTTCTCGCACTGGAAGAGCGCGATATCTTCTCGCGCGAATGGCAATGCGTCGGCCGCGCGAGCGCGTTGAAGGACGCCGGCGACTACCTGACTGCGCGCATCGGCGACCAGCCGATCGTCGTGCTGCGCGACGAGCAGATGCAGTTGAAGGCAATGTCGAATGTCTGCCTGCATCGCATGTCGGTGCTGCTCGAAGGACGTGGCAATGTGCGCCGGATCGTGTGCCCGTATCACGCGTGGAATTATTCGCTCGATGGCGCGCTGAAGGGTGCGCCGCTGATGGATCGGCAAGCAGGCTTCTGCAAGGAGAGCTACCGCTTGCCTGCCGTGCGCTGCGAAGAATGGCAAGGCTGGATCTACGTGACGCTCGATGAAAACGCCCTGCCCGTTCACACGCGGCTCGCTGAATTGAACGAGTTGATCGGCGCATACGGCATGTCCGACTACATCGAAACTTTCTATGAAGAGCACGTGTGGGATACGAACTGGAAGATCCTCGCGGAAAACTTCATGGAGAGCTATCACCTGCCGATGCTGCATCGCGCGACGGTAGGCCCGCATTCGCGGCTCGAAGAAATGGAATGCCCGCCCGGCCTTCCGGCCTTCAACTATCACTGGATCACTAAGGAAGCGTCCTTGCCGATCGGCAACGCGCATCCCGACAACACGCGTCTCACGGGACACTGGCGCAAGACCACGGCTTTGCTCGCGATTTACCCGACGCATCTCGTGACCCTGACGCCGGGGTACTTCTGGTATCTCGTGCTGCAGCCCGAAGGCGTGGGGCGCGTGCATATCCGCTTCGGCGGCGGACTGGCGCCGGAGTTCGTCGCCGATCCGCAGGCGCACGCCTACATGGATACGCTGAAAAAGCTCCTCGACGACGTGAATGCGGAAGACCGGCGCGGCGTCGAAGCCGTGTTTCGCGGCGTGCATGCACCGCTTGCGAAGCCCGGCCATCTGAGCCATCTCGAACGCCCCAACTATGACTTCGCGCGCTATCTCGCGGCGAAGATCGGCACGCATTGA
- a CDS encoding FAD-binding oxidoreductase — MRVMDDPAALSASRAAPGFRRFRVTRRTQESASIVSFDLVPSDGEALTPFAAGQFVTVRLPLSPGERLLRTYSLSGDPADRTRWRISVKREAGSAAVPAGRGSSYLHQHVHVGDELELAGPSGAFVCGDDVARPVILMSGGVGLTPLVSMLHCLRAMDGAHARRVHFIHACENGAVHAFRDEVEAVAAAHPNVRVHFCYRLPSAEDRVLKNFDSEGLISKDTLQSLLPLDDYEVYLCGPPAFMQSSWKLLRSLGIARERIHYEFFGPATVLEEDAVEEPLSAQSREVIQEAAATVTTIRFRPQAEPVAWDAACGSLLEFAEKHGYEPAFSCRIGICNTCVTGLIDGKVEYTEEPLEPPSEGTVLLCCAKPVGSVTLALSDDARTFE; from the coding sequence ATGCGCGTCATGGACGATCCGGCGGCGCTGTCCGCGTCGCGCGCAGCGCCCGGCTTCAGGCGTTTTCGCGTGACGCGGCGCACACAGGAAAGCGCATCGATCGTTTCGTTCGATCTCGTGCCTTCCGATGGTGAAGCGTTGACGCCGTTCGCTGCTGGGCAGTTCGTCACGGTGCGCCTGCCGTTGTCGCCGGGCGAGCGTCTGTTGCGCACATATAGCCTGTCCGGCGATCCCGCCGATCGAACGCGCTGGCGAATCTCCGTCAAACGCGAGGCGGGCAGCGCCGCTGTCCCCGCTGGACGCGGCTCGTCGTATCTTCATCAGCATGTCCACGTCGGCGATGAACTGGAACTCGCCGGACCGTCGGGCGCGTTCGTATGCGGCGACGACGTTGCACGACCCGTGATATTGATGAGTGGCGGAGTCGGGTTGACGCCGCTCGTCAGCATGCTGCATTGCCTGCGTGCGATGGACGGCGCGCACGCGCGGCGCGTGCATTTCATCCATGCGTGCGAAAACGGCGCGGTGCACGCGTTCCGCGACGAGGTCGAGGCGGTGGCGGCAGCGCATCCGAACGTTCGTGTGCACTTCTGTTACCGGCTTCCTTCTGCGGAAGACCGCGTATTGAAGAACTTCGACAGCGAAGGGCTGATTTCAAAAGACACGCTGCAAAGCCTGTTGCCGCTCGATGACTACGAAGTCTATCTATGCGGTCCGCCTGCGTTCATGCAGTCGAGCTGGAAGCTGTTGCGCAGCCTCGGTATTGCGCGTGAACGCATTCATTACGAGTTCTTCGGTCCCGCGACGGTTCTCGAGGAAGATGCGGTCGAGGAGCCTTTAAGCGCGCAATCACGTGAAGTGATTCAGGAAGCCGCCGCCACGGTAACGACCATCCGCTTTCGACCACAAGCCGAGCCCGTCGCATGGGACGCGGCCTGTGGCTCGCTGCTGGAATTCGCCGAGAAGCACGGCTATGAGCCCGCGTTCAGCTGCCGGATCGGCATTTGCAACACCTGCGTGACGGGTCTGATCGACGGGAAGGTCGAATACACGGAAGAACCCCTGGAGCCGCCATCGGAAGGTACAGTATTGCTGTGTTGCGCGAAGCCCGTGGGAAGCGTTACCCTGGCGCTATCCGACGACGCAAGAACGTTTGAATAA
- a CDS encoding ABC transporter ATP-binding protein, translated as MSNPSFISFSGVSKSYDGANYVVDDLNLDVRKGEFLSLLGPSGSGKTTTLMMLAGFETPTQGEIRLDGKRLDDKPPHQRDIGMVFQNYALFPHLTIAENVAFPLSVRHVSRAEQKTRVKRALDMIELPHLANRRPSQLSGGQQQRVALARALVFEPSVVLMDEPLGALDKRLRETMQYEIMRLHRELSLTIVYVTHDQAEALTMSNRVAVFSDGRIQQAATPSELYENAQNAFVANFVGENNGLTGRVVNVSDDSATLALADGSIIRGRCESGLREGDEAMLALRPERAHIPSAEGTQVDGHNNVVQARVEELVYCGDHHRVHLKLGARDALVVKVPNTQRHALPAPGDMVEVAWRHDDCKILAMTASAHRNAPANYSPPSPLPSIITTAPAGAN; from the coding sequence ATGTCTAACCCTTCCTTCATTTCATTCTCGGGCGTGAGCAAATCGTATGACGGCGCGAACTACGTCGTCGACGATCTAAACCTCGACGTGCGCAAGGGCGAATTCCTGTCGCTGCTCGGGCCGTCGGGTTCGGGCAAGACCACCACTCTGATGATGCTCGCGGGTTTCGAAACGCCCACGCAGGGCGAGATTCGTCTCGACGGCAAGCGGCTCGACGACAAGCCGCCGCATCAGCGCGACATCGGCATGGTGTTCCAGAACTACGCGCTCTTTCCGCATCTGACGATTGCGGAGAACGTGGCGTTTCCGCTTTCGGTGCGTCACGTGAGCCGCGCCGAGCAGAAGACACGCGTGAAGCGCGCGCTGGACATGATCGAATTGCCGCATCTGGCCAACCGTCGTCCGTCGCAACTGTCGGGCGGACAACAGCAGCGCGTCGCACTGGCGCGCGCGCTGGTGTTCGAGCCGAGCGTCGTGCTGATGGACGAACCGCTCGGCGCGCTCGACAAGCGTCTGCGCGAAACGATGCAATACGAAATCATGCGCCTGCATCGCGAGCTGTCGCTCACGATCGTCTACGTGACGCACGATCAGGCCGAAGCATTGACGATGTCGAACCGTGTCGCCGTGTTCTCCGATGGCCGTATCCAGCAAGCCGCTACGCCGAGCGAGCTTTACGAGAATGCGCAGAATGCCTTCGTCGCGAACTTCGTCGGCGAGAACAATGGATTGACGGGCCGTGTCGTCAACGTCAGCGACGACAGCGCGACCCTCGCACTGGCGGACGGCAGCATCATTCGCGGCCGCTGCGAGAGCGGGCTGCGCGAAGGCGACGAGGCGATGCTCGCGCTGCGCCCCGAGCGCGCGCATATTCCGAGCGCCGAAGGCACGCAGGTCGACGGACACAACAACGTCGTGCAAGCGCGCGTCGAAGAACTGGTGTATTGCGGCGATCATCACCGCGTCCATCTGAAGCTCGGTGCGCGCGACGCCCTCGTCGTCAAGGTGCCCAACACGCAACGCCACGCGCTGCCCGCGCCGGGCGACATGGTCGAGGTCGCATGGCGCCACGACGACTGCAAGATTCTCGCAATGACGGCAAGCGCGCATCGCAACGCGCCTGCCAATTACTCCCCGCCGTCTCCGTTACCTTCCATCATTACGACCGCACCCGCAGGAGCCAACTGA
- a CDS encoding aromatic ring-hydroxylating dioxygenase subunit alpha, giving the protein MFLRNAWYVAAWDAEVTHTLMPVTILGEPVVLYRREDGTPVALEDACPHRKLPLSMGRLIGDQVECGYHGLTFDCEGACVRAPGSPRIPPGAKVRSYPLAERYGLLWIWMGDADEADAATIVHIDEWGNPAWGVNRGDAMTVDCHYLYVTDNLLDPSHVAWVHPSSFGNAACEAEPLKTEVAAHGVTVSRWMRDVDVAPFYAQFVGFEGRCDRKQHYEVRFPSHAIIKAIFTPSGTGGDGAPLHPDVFLMNSYNFMTPVDESHTRYYWFQTRNFAPQDEQVSRQFDADVRHAFEEDRVVLTAVHRGMQNARTPNIDLAIDAGPLRFRRAIAQMIEREQQVTATTAPVYVVSRQRAEH; this is encoded by the coding sequence ATGTTTCTGAGGAATGCATGGTACGTCGCAGCATGGGACGCAGAGGTCACGCACACGCTCATGCCCGTGACGATCCTCGGCGAGCCGGTCGTGTTGTATCGCCGCGAGGATGGCACACCCGTCGCGCTCGAAGACGCGTGCCCGCATCGCAAGCTGCCGCTGTCGATGGGAAGACTGATCGGCGATCAGGTGGAGTGCGGTTATCACGGCCTGACCTTCGATTGCGAGGGCGCATGCGTGCGCGCGCCCGGTAGCCCGCGCATTCCGCCCGGCGCGAAAGTGCGCAGCTATCCGCTGGCGGAGCGCTACGGCCTGCTGTGGATCTGGATGGGCGATGCCGACGAGGCGGACGCCGCGACGATCGTGCACATCGACGAATGGGGCAACCCTGCGTGGGGCGTGAATCGCGGCGATGCGATGACGGTGGACTGCCATTACCTTTATGTCACCGACAATCTGCTCGACCCTTCGCATGTGGCTTGGGTGCATCCGTCGTCGTTCGGTAATGCTGCGTGCGAGGCCGAGCCGTTGAAGACCGAGGTCGCTGCGCATGGCGTGACCGTCTCACGCTGGATGCGCGATGTCGACGTCGCGCCGTTCTATGCGCAGTTCGTCGGCTTCGAAGGGCGGTGCGACCGCAAGCAGCATTACGAAGTGCGCTTCCCGTCGCACGCGATCATCAAGGCGATCTTTACGCCGTCGGGCACGGGCGGCGACGGCGCGCCGCTTCATCCCGATGTGTTCCTGATGAACTCGTATAACTTCATGACGCCCGTCGACGAATCGCATACACGGTACTACTGGTTCCAGACGCGCAACTTCGCGCCGCAGGACGAACAGGTGTCACGCCAGTTCGACGCGGACGTGCGCCACGCTTTCGAAGAGGACCGCGTCGTGTTGACGGCCGTTCATCGCGGCATGCAGAACGCCCGCACGCCGAACATCGATCTCGCAATCGATGCTGGACCGCTGCGGTTCAGACGCGCGATTGCGCAGATGATCGAGCGCGAGCAGCAGGTCACGGCGACGACCGCGCCTGTGTATGTGGTGAGCCGCCAGCGCGCGGAGCACTGA
- a CDS encoding DUF2817 domain-containing protein produces MKISFPVEPDFDTQRTQFLDAARAAGAALTTYAHPLKGPNGEALATDVAWLGKPDASRVLMTLSGTHGVEGYYGSTCQTAWLRELATHPLPDDVAVLMVHLINPWGTAWVRRVNEDNVDLNRNYVDFTSALPDNPRYEALHEIYTCRDIDGPQRQHADALLAKQIDALGWSGVQAIVGAGQYLHADGLFYGGQQPTWSNRTLRDIAARFLKPAQVAIAFDLHTGAGAFGHPMLMSITQSVYPGLADAQRLYGPWLYTLVTHADAAVSETGVVARATGYTSQAMLDALPDTHLLQLVIECGTYPEAPMHTALRDDHWLHLYGDPHDARGRAISRALFESFMPADPDWRELVWMRTRQIWMRALAALPGITPKQS; encoded by the coding sequence ATGAAGATCAGCTTTCCCGTCGAACCCGATTTCGACACGCAGCGCACCCAGTTTCTCGACGCGGCCCGCGCGGCAGGCGCCGCATTGACGACGTATGCGCATCCTTTGAAAGGACCGAATGGCGAAGCGCTCGCGACAGACGTCGCCTGGCTCGGCAAGCCCGACGCATCCCGCGTACTGATGACGCTATCGGGCACACATGGCGTAGAGGGCTACTACGGTTCGACCTGTCAAACCGCGTGGCTGCGCGAACTGGCAACGCACCCACTACCCGACGATGTCGCCGTGCTGATGGTCCATCTGATCAACCCGTGGGGTACGGCGTGGGTCAGGCGCGTGAACGAAGACAATGTCGATCTGAATCGCAACTACGTCGACTTCACGTCTGCGCTGCCCGACAATCCGCGCTACGAAGCGCTGCATGAAATCTACACGTGCCGCGACATCGACGGTCCGCAGAGGCAGCATGCCGATGCGCTGCTCGCGAAGCAGATCGACGCGTTGGGGTGGTCCGGGGTACAGGCAATCGTCGGCGCGGGTCAATACCTCCACGCAGACGGTCTGTTCTATGGCGGCCAGCAGCCCACCTGGTCGAACCGCACGCTGCGCGATATCGCCGCGCGTTTCCTCAAGCCCGCTCAGGTTGCGATTGCCTTCGACCTGCATACGGGCGCAGGCGCGTTCGGCCATCCGATGCTGATGTCGATCACGCAATCGGTCTATCCGGGGCTCGCCGACGCGCAGCGCCTCTATGGCCCGTGGCTCTATACGCTGGTCACGCACGCGGATGCAGCAGTCAGCGAGACAGGCGTGGTCGCACGGGCGACGGGCTATACGTCGCAAGCGATGCTGGACGCGTTGCCGGACACGCACTTGCTGCAGCTCGTCATCGAGTGCGGCACCTATCCCGAAGCGCCGATGCACACGGCGCTGCGCGACGACCATTGGCTGCATCTGTACGGTGACCCTCACGATGCGCGAGGACGCGCGATCAGCCGCGCACTGTTCGAATCGTTCATGCCCGCCGATCCCGACTGGCGCGAACTGGTATGGATGCGCACGCGCCAGATCTGGATGCGGGCGCTTGCCGCGCTGCCCGGCATCACGCCGAAGCAAAGCTGA
- a CDS encoding ABC transporter permease, which produces MQNQRKKVLTERIATHWVRVHTAIVLFFLIAPILAIIPLSFNSGSYFSYPLQGFSLRWYEQALTSGDWQRALLNSLGIGAASTLIATCLGTLAALGLSRTQFPLRSLIMPIIISPMIVPIVVVAAGFYLIFAPLGLVNSYPGVVLAHAALGTPFVVITVTASLLSFDQSLLRAASGLGARPWIAFRRVTLPLIAPAVATGSVFAFATSFDEVIVILFIGGPDQTTVPRQMWSGIRDSIDPSILAVATMLIVFAVLLFASINWLRSRAAAASQALV; this is translated from the coding sequence ATGCAAAATCAACGGAAGAAGGTGTTGACGGAGCGCATCGCGACGCACTGGGTGCGCGTGCATACCGCGATCGTGTTGTTCTTTCTGATCGCGCCGATTCTCGCGATCATCCCGCTCTCGTTCAACTCGGGCTCGTATTTCTCGTACCCGTTGCAGGGCTTTTCACTGCGCTGGTACGAACAGGCGCTGACCAGCGGCGACTGGCAGCGCGCACTCCTGAACAGCCTCGGCATCGGCGCGGCCTCGACGCTGATCGCAACATGCCTCGGCACGCTCGCCGCGCTCGGCCTGAGCCGCACGCAGTTTCCGCTGCGCTCGCTGATCATGCCGATCATCATTTCACCGATGATCGTTCCCATCGTCGTCGTCGCGGCCGGGTTCTATCTGATCTTCGCGCCGTTGGGGCTGGTGAATTCCTATCCCGGCGTCGTGCTGGCGCATGCGGCGCTCGGCACGCCCTTCGTGGTCATCACCGTGACGGCGTCGCTGCTGTCGTTCGATCAGAGTCTTCTACGCGCCGCATCGGGTCTCGGCGCCAGGCCCTGGATCGCGTTCCGGCGCGTGACGCTGCCGCTGATTGCGCCGGCCGTCGCGACGGGCAGCGTGTTTGCATTTGCGACTTCGTTCGATGAAGTGATCGTCATTCTGTTCATCGGCGGGCCGGATCAGACCACGGTGCCGCGGCAGATGTGGAGCGGCATCCGAGATTCGATCGATCCTTCAATACTCGCCGTCGCGACGATGTTGATCGTGTTTGCGGTGCTGCTGTTCGCAAGCATCAACTGGCTGCGCAGCCGGGCTGCGGCTGCGAGCCAGGCGCTCGTCTGA
- a CDS encoding LysR family transcriptional regulator, whose translation MENHPLRYSLRQLRYFVVTAETLSFTAAAKRLHISQPSISTALADLESSFGVQLFIRHHASGLSLTQAGRDLLGQARNLLKIAEELQTSAKEMDGGMTGSIALGCLVSLAPPLMPRLISRFASEHAGISFRTVEAHQDGLLRGLHDGSLDIVLTYSLDLTEDIAFTPLLSLPPYVILPTSHRLARARKVSLADLLHEPYVMLDLPHSREYFAALFDAVGSRPVPAFRSSQPEVVRGMVANGLGYSILNFPLKSNRTVDGEDFVVKRFKDNVNATTLGIAQSRTMRPRQVVHRFASYCETYIRRLHLDS comes from the coding sequence ATGGAAAACCATCCCCTGCGCTACTCGCTTCGCCAGTTGCGCTATTTCGTGGTCACGGCGGAAACGCTGTCCTTTACGGCCGCCGCGAAGCGCCTGCATATCTCGCAGCCGTCGATCTCGACGGCGCTCGCCGATCTCGAATCGTCATTCGGCGTGCAGCTTTTCATCCGACATCACGCGAGCGGCCTGTCGCTCACGCAAGCGGGCCGCGATCTGCTTGGGCAGGCGCGCAATCTGCTGAAGATCGCCGAGGAATTGCAGACGTCCGCGAAAGAGATGGACGGCGGCATGACGGGCTCGATCGCGCTCGGCTGCCTCGTTTCGCTCGCGCCGCCCCTGATGCCGAGGCTCATCAGCCGGTTCGCGAGCGAGCATGCGGGCATTTCGTTTCGCACCGTCGAAGCGCATCAGGACGGTCTGCTAAGAGGCCTGCACGACGGCTCGCTCGACATAGTTCTGACCTATAGCCTCGACCTGACCGAGGACATCGCCTTCACGCCGCTGCTGTCGTTGCCGCCGTATGTGATCCTGCCCACGTCTCACCGTCTTGCCCGCGCGCGCAAGGTATCGCTGGCCGACCTGTTGCACGAGCCTTACGTGATGCTGGATCTGCCGCACAGCCGCGAGTATTTCGCCGCACTGTTCGACGCCGTGGGCAGCCGGCCCGTGCCGGCGTTCCGCTCATCCCAGCCGGAGGTCGTGCGCGGCATGGTGGCGAACGGACTCGGCTACAGCATCCTCAACTTTCCCCTCAAGTCGAACCGCACTGTCGACGGCGAAGACTTCGTCGTGAAGCGCTTCAAGGACAACGTCAACGCGACCACGCTCGGCATCGCGCAATCACGCACCATGCGGCCCCGGCAGGTGGTGCACCGGTTCGCGTCGTATTGCGAAACGTACATCAGACGGTTGCATCTGGACTCGTAA
- a CDS encoding ABC transporter substrate-binding protein encodes MRTPIKAQRAALAALSVFAFFAASAQAAETLSVVTFGGAYEAAAKKAYFEPFTQATGVGFSTESYDGGLAKLSAMEQAKNTTWDLIDLETNDAITACDEGLLQKFDKKTLGKTSDFIPGSISDCAVASMVWSTVFAYDASKLKSAPTTVADFFDLQKFPGKRGLRKSPKVSMEWALIADGVDPKDVYKVLATPAGVDRAFKKLDTIKKNIVWWESGAQAPQLLADGAVVMTQAYNGRIDDAAKKDNKPFKAVWDAQVYDFDWWGIPTGAKHADAAAKFIVSASQPKAYADLSKYIAYAPPRKDAIALVDKQRLSDLPTSPQNFKRALQINANFWADNADQINKRFQTWLTQ; translated from the coding sequence ATGCGCACTCCAATCAAGGCACAACGTGCCGCACTTGCCGCCCTCTCCGTCTTCGCGTTCTTCGCCGCCAGTGCTCAGGCAGCAGAGACGCTCTCCGTCGTGACCTTCGGCGGCGCCTATGAAGCCGCTGCGAAGAAGGCCTATTTCGAGCCGTTCACGCAAGCCACGGGCGTGGGCTTTTCGACGGAATCCTACGACGGCGGCCTCGCCAAGCTCTCCGCGATGGAACAGGCGAAGAACACCACATGGGATCTGATCGACCTCGAAACGAATGATGCCATCACCGCCTGCGATGAAGGCCTGCTGCAGAAGTTCGACAAGAAAACGTTGGGCAAGACGAGCGATTTCATCCCCGGCTCGATCAGCGATTGCGCCGTGGCGAGCATGGTCTGGTCGACCGTCTTCGCCTACGATGCGAGCAAGCTGAAGAGCGCGCCGACCACCGTCGCCGACTTCTTCGATCTGCAGAAATTCCCGGGCAAGCGCGGGCTGCGCAAGTCGCCGAAGGTATCGATGGAATGGGCGTTGATCGCCGACGGTGTCGATCCGAAGGACGTCTATAAGGTGCTCGCTACGCCCGCAGGCGTCGATCGCGCGTTCAAGAAGCTCGATACAATCAAGAAGAACATCGTCTGGTGGGAATCGGGTGCGCAGGCGCCGCAGTTGCTCGCTGACGGCGCAGTTGTCATGACGCAAGCCTACAACGGCCGCATCGACGATGCCGCGAAGAAGGACAACAAGCCGTTCAAGGCCGTCTGGGATGCGCAGGTATACGACTTCGACTGGTGGGGCATTCCCACGGGCGCGAAGCACGCGGACGCGGCGGCGAAGTTCATCGTGTCCGCTTCGCAGCCGAAAGCGTATGCCGATCTGTCGAAGTACATCGCCTACGCGCCGCCGCGCAAGGACGCGATCGCGCTCGTCGACAAGCAGCGGCTGTCCGATCTGCCGACCTCGCCGCAGAACTTCAAGCGCGCGCTGCAGATCAACGCGAACTTCTGGGCCGACAACGCGGACCAGATCAACAAGCGTTTCCAGACCTGGCTGACCCAGTAA
- a CDS encoding ABC transporter permease, translating to MPVSAPAAASGSPTRANGRASFQKAQRRASAQALLLALPLILFLLSTFIAPIALLLARSVQNHEVPDSMPALTRALDAWDGHGVPDERTFALLASGLKEAQGSGQLGTVARRLNFAQPEFRSLLMRTARNLPADAPPAWKLALTQMDERWNSPETWRLLKRAAASPTPDYLLAAVDAQVTPQGSVEFVPDNSSVYRQAFLRTISISATVTVLCLLLGYPVAWMLANLPAKSSNRLMLLVIVPFWTSLLVRTTAWYVLLQPGGVINSLLMGLGLATHPVPLIFNRAGVLIGMTHVLLPYMILAIYSVMKSVSPIYVRAAQSLGAHPFTAFVRVYVPQTLPGVGAGCFLVFVLALGYYITPALLGGAGDEMISQLIAMQTNTQLNWGLAGALSAYLVIFTAVFYFLFNRIVGIDRLRFG from the coding sequence ATGCCCGTATCGGCCCCAGCCGCGGCTTCGGGCTCTCCGACGAGAGCCAACGGCCGCGCGTCGTTCCAGAAGGCGCAGCGCCGCGCGTCGGCTCAGGCGCTGCTGCTGGCGCTGCCGTTGATTCTGTTTCTGCTATCGACATTCATCGCGCCCATCGCGTTGCTGCTCGCGCGCAGTGTGCAGAATCACGAAGTGCCCGACAGCATGCCTGCGCTCACCCGCGCGCTCGATGCATGGGACGGCCACGGTGTACCGGACGAACGCACGTTTGCACTGCTTGCGTCGGGCCTCAAAGAAGCGCAAGGAAGCGGACAACTCGGCACGGTCGCGCGACGCCTGAACTTCGCTCAGCCCGAGTTCCGCAGCCTGCTGATGCGCACCGCGCGCAATCTGCCCGCCGATGCGCCGCCCGCATGGAAACTCGCGCTCACGCAAATGGACGAGCGCTGGAACTCGCCGGAAACCTGGCGCCTGCTGAAACGCGCCGCCGCATCGCCGACGCCGGACTATCTGCTCGCCGCCGTCGATGCGCAAGTCACGCCGCAAGGTTCCGTCGAGTTCGTGCCGGACAACTCGTCGGTCTATCGACAGGCGTTCCTGCGCACGATCTCGATCAGCGCGACCGTTACGGTGCTGTGTCTGCTGCTCGGCTACCCCGTCGCGTGGATGCTCGCCAATCTGCCCGCGAAAAGCAGCAACCGTCTGATGCTGCTCGTGATCGTGCCGTTCTGGACCTCGCTGCTGGTGCGCACCACGGCATGGTACGTGCTGTTGCAGCCGGGCGGCGTCATCAACAGCCTGCTGATGGGACTCGGACTCGCGACGCATCCCGTGCCGCTCATCTTCAATCGTGCGGGTGTGCTGATCGGCATGACGCACGTGCTGTTGCCGTACATGATTCTCGCCATCTATTCGGTGATGAAGAGTGTCTCGCCCATTTACGTGCGCGCGGCGCAGTCGCTCGGCGCACATCCATTCACCGCATTCGTGCGCGTGTATGTGCCGCAAACGCTGCCGGGTGTCGGCGCGGGCTGCTTTCTCGTGTTCGTGCTGGCGCTCGGGTACTACATCACGCCCGCATTGCTCGGCGGAGCGGGCGACGAGATGATCAGCCAGCTCATTGCGATGCAGACCAACACGCAGCTCAACTGGGGGCTCGCGGGCGCGCTGTCGGCGTATCTCGTGATCTTCACCGCAGTGTTCTACTTCCTGTTCAACCGCATCGTCGGCATCGACCGTTTGCGCTTCGGTTGA